Proteins from a single region of Candidatus Binatia bacterium:
- a CDS encoding metalloprotease, giving the protein MRPFPYDVEPSPWRPETAREIRIRPARRNAPWLHVVLFAATFLTTSTAGALQMNENPFLDPSRIVAGFPFAVTLMSILLVHELGHYFTSKLHGVRASLPYFLPGPPTFIGTFGAFIRMQSPPRTRQALFDVGASGPWAGLALAIPAVLVGLKLSEVRPSQLFDGEGFLLGESLLFSFLARISLGVLPDDVTILLHPVAFAGWVGLFVTFLNLIPIGQLDGGHVAYALLGPAHRIVARLCLLFLLGLGFFGDWMGWFVWAVLVSVLGVDHPPTLDLHRPLDRRRKWAAWATAGVLVVTFMPTPIAVREAPVRPEGDVTPVRIEKAPSVRLAVAL; this is encoded by the coding sequence ATGCGGCCTTTCCCGTACGACGTCGAACCGAGCCCTTGGAGGCCCGAGACCGCGAGGGAGATACGCATACGTCCGGCTCGACGGAACGCTCCCTGGCTTCACGTCGTCCTGTTCGCAGCGACGTTTCTCACGACCTCCACGGCCGGGGCGCTGCAGATGAACGAGAATCCTTTTCTCGACCCCTCTCGGATCGTGGCAGGGTTCCCCTTCGCCGTCACCCTCATGTCGATTTTGCTCGTGCACGAGCTCGGGCACTACTTCACGTCGAAACTTCACGGCGTCCGCGCCTCGCTCCCCTATTTCCTGCCCGGCCCGCCGACTTTCATCGGGACGTTCGGCGCCTTCATTCGCATGCAATCTCCTCCGCGGACGCGGCAGGCCCTGTTCGACGTCGGCGCATCGGGACCCTGGGCGGGGCTTGCGCTGGCGATTCCGGCCGTTCTCGTGGGGCTCAAGCTCTCGGAAGTCCGTCCCTCGCAGCTCTTCGACGGCGAGGGGTTTCTCCTGGGAGAGTCCCTCCTTTTCTCCTTCCTGGCACGCATTTCCCTCGGCGTGCTCCCGGACGACGTGACCATCCTGCTGCATCCCGTCGCGTTCGCGGGGTGGGTGGGTCTTTTCGTGACGTTTCTCAACCTGATCCCGATCGGACAGCTCGACGGGGGGCACGTCGCGTACGCCCTGCTCGGGCCCGCCCACCGGATCGTCGCCCGGCTTTGTCTTCTCTTTCTGCTGGGACTCGGCTTTTTCGGAGACTGGATGGGATGGTTCGTCTGGGCCGTGCTGGTTTCCGTGCTCGGGGTCGACCACCCTCCGACGCTCGACCTTCACCGTCCCCTCGACCGCCGCAGGAAATGGGCCGCCTGGGCCACGGCCGGGGTGCTGGTCGTCACCTTCATGCCGACACCCATCGCGGTGCGGGAAGCACCCGTTCGGCCCGAGGGGGACGTGACTCCCGTGCGCATCGAGAAAGCCCCTTCGGTGCGCCTGGCGGTCGCGCTATGA
- a CDS encoding glutamate--cysteine ligase has protein sequence MSQYLRDAELEVPVETPRQLVDYFVRGGRPPEDWRVGTEYEKICVRRDGRAVPFFGPAGVEELLVRLSRSHGWEPVVENAHVVALRRGRASITLEPGAQLELSGEPWRTVREAARELRGHVREIVEVGEPLGIFFLGLGMQPFSPIDEIPWVPKERYRIMAPYMTKVGSLGHRMMKQTASIQVNVDYEDEADAMAKMRVATAICPLLTAMFANSPFCDGKLGEYLSYRSHVWTDTDPQRSGFLPFVFSDTASFDDYVRYALDVPMYFIVRERWIDMTAYTFRQYLERGYEGHRATLADWHAHLTTLFPEVRLKRYVEVRCFDCQMPELALAAPAICKGVLYSRGSLEAAWELVKAWTWEERLELWHEVHRSAMRAKVRGLTVRDLCGELLEAARLGLVDRGAQEEVVYLEPLFDLVRKGVSPAEEVRRRWSSEWAEDPEQLVRALAYRPF, from the coding sequence ATGTCGCAATACCTTCGCGACGCCGAACTCGAGGTCCCGGTCGAGACCCCACGGCAGCTCGTCGATTACTTCGTCCGTGGCGGGAGACCCCCCGAAGACTGGCGGGTGGGGACCGAGTACGAAAAAATCTGCGTTCGCCGGGACGGCCGCGCGGTTCCCTTTTTCGGCCCTGCGGGCGTGGAAGAACTTCTGGTTCGGCTTTCCCGGAGCCACGGGTGGGAGCCCGTCGTGGAAAACGCTCACGTCGTCGCGCTTCGCCGCGGCCGCGCCTCGATCACCCTGGAACCCGGAGCGCAGCTCGAGCTGAGCGGAGAACCCTGGCGAACGGTGCGGGAAGCGGCCCGAGAACTCCGGGGACACGTCCGCGAAATCGTCGAAGTGGGAGAGCCGCTCGGCATTTTCTTTCTCGGCCTCGGGATGCAACCGTTCAGCCCGATCGACGAAATCCCCTGGGTCCCGAAAGAGCGCTATCGGATCATGGCCCCTTACATGACGAAAGTGGGCTCTCTCGGCCACCGAATGATGAAACAGACGGCGTCGATCCAGGTGAACGTGGACTACGAAGACGAGGCGGATGCCATGGCGAAGATGAGGGTGGCGACGGCCATTTGTCCGCTTCTTACGGCCATGTTCGCCAACTCCCCCTTTTGCGACGGCAAACTCGGGGAGTACCTCTCCTACCGCTCCCACGTCTGGACGGACACGGATCCGCAGCGTTCGGGCTTTCTCCCCTTCGTGTTTTCCGACACGGCATCCTTCGACGACTACGTGCGGTACGCCCTGGACGTTCCGATGTACTTCATCGTGCGGGAGCGCTGGATCGACATGACCGCCTACACGTTCCGCCAATACCTGGAACGTGGCTACGAAGGACACCGCGCCACGCTCGCCGACTGGCACGCGCACCTCACGACCCTTTTCCCGGAGGTTCGCCTCAAGCGGTACGTCGAGGTCCGATGCTTCGACTGCCAGATGCCGGAGCTCGCGCTGGCAGCTCCGGCGATCTGCAAAGGAGTGCTTTACTCCCGCGGTTCGCTCGAGGCCGCCTGGGAGCTGGTAAAAGCGTGGACATGGGAGGAGAGGCTCGAGCTCTGGCACGAGGTCCACCGATCGGCCATGCGGGCGAAAGTTCGCGGCCTCACCGTGCGCGACCTCTGCGGAGAGCTCCTCGAGGCGGCCCGCCTGGGGCTCGTGGACCGCGGAGCGCAGGAGGAGGTGGTCTACCTCGAGCCACTTTTCGACCTGGTCCGAAAAGGCGTGTCGCCCGCCGAGGAAGTACGGAGGCGCTGGAGTTCGGAGTGGGCGGAAGACCCCGAGCAGCTGGTCCGGGCTCTCGCCTATCGGCCTTTTTGA